In Ursus arctos isolate Adak ecotype North America unplaced genomic scaffold, UrsArc2.0 scaffold_3, whole genome shotgun sequence, one DNA window encodes the following:
- the ANKRD7 gene encoding ankyrin repeat domain-containing protein 7, translating to MKKLFTFWRRKDQPHSPSSHLPVGGASTHHPTQPGYNLRDKDLKKLHKAASVGDLEKVKEYLQLKKHDVNIRDRKYRTPLHLACANGYSNIVSLLIEKKCKINVCDSEKRSPLTKAVQCAKEDCATILLSHGADPNLADLDGNTALHYAVCGQSISLVEKLLEHKANLEDQNKDGYTPLLLAITENNAKMVEYLLKRGADVNASDKNQRTALMIALNDEPTNLVSLLLQQEVDLSCQDIYGFTAEEYASFNGFTVYHQLIANYGRKKNVEQMSDSEDTTLGTVFDTEELKEDRQIQRSFKSKPNREQGPDSLPVYEEKLQKREVISKGTLMLGVTTARTASVTLRSRVGSGGSEKQETWGASGFIRAIVNDQTGCILSWKGRRSGSPGPLAARGETAGTCV from the exons ATGAAGAAGCTTTTCACTTTCTGGAGAAGGAAGGATCAGCCCCACAGCCCCTCCTCGCACCTGCCCGTAGGCGGGGCCAGTACTCATCACCCCACCCAGCCAGGCTACAACCTTCGAGATAAGGATTTAAAGAAACTTCACAAAGCTGCCTCAGTCGGGGATTTGGAGAAGGTGAAGGAGTACCTTCAGCTCAAGAAACATGATGTGAATATACGGGACAGAAAATACAG AACTCCTTTGCACCTGGCCTGTGCTAATGGATATTCAAATATTGTATCTCTCTTAATAGAGAAAAAGTGCAAAATAAATGTCTGTGATAGTGAAAAACGGTCTCCCTTGACTAAG GCAGTACAGTGTGCTAAGGAAGATTGTGCTACTATTCTTCTAAGCCACGGGGCAGACCCAAATCTGGCGGATTTAGACGGCAATACTGCTCTCCATTATGCCGTCTGTGGTCAAAGTATCTCATTAGTTGAAAAATTGCTTGAACACAAAGCTAATCTTGAAGATCAAAATAAG gaTGGGTATACTCCACTGTTACTTGCCATTactgaaaataatgcaaaaatggTAGAATATCTTCTGAAGAGAGGGGCAGATGTGAATGCTTCAGATAAGAATCAAAG AACAGCCCTTATGATTGCTCTAAATGATGAACCAACAAATTTAGTCAGTCTTCTTCTTCAGCAAGAGGTGGACCTATCTTGCCAAGATATTTATGGATTCACAGCTGAGGAATATGCTTCTTTTAATGGCTTTACTGT ATATCATCAATTAATTGCCAATTATGGAAGGAAGAAGAACGTTGAACAGATGTCTGACTCTGAAGATACAACTTTGGGCACTGTATTTGATACAGAAGAGCTGAAGGAAG atcgccAGATACAGCGTTCCTTTAAATCAAAGCCTAATCGAGAGCAAGGCCCTGACTCTCTTCCGGTCTATGAAGAGAAGCTGCAGAAG CGCGAGGTTATAAGCAAGGGCACTTTGATGCTGGGGGTCACCACTGCAAGAACTGCTTCTGTGACCTTGCGCTCCCGGGTGGGATCAGGTGGCAGCGAGAAACAGGAAACTTGGGGAGCATCTGGATTCATTCGGGCGATCGTCAACGATCAAACAGGTTGTATTCTTTCTTGGAAAGGAAGGCGAAGTGGCAGTCCAGGTCCTCTTGCAGCCAGAGGAGAGACTGCGGGGACGTGTGTGTAG